TTTGATCGATAGGTGGGTTTGTAAAAGGTTTAAATGCATGTTAAGTCAATTCACGCTAATAGGTTCACATGGCAAGTCGTTTtactttaatttgatatttttttaattgttaacaTTTTACTGACTTTTCTCAATTCATAAAAGGAGTCGGGAATGATTTTTGCTAATAAAAAGATAcatgatattgttttttttattcaagtattatttatcattttgttttaataaatattatatttttgtaatatttattgtgaaaatattttttttctctttctagataaaatatttgagtatcatttttaaaagttataaataattgtaGTTTGTAATCAAATGATTTTATTAGCCTTTGTCAATGGATCAAACTTTACAAATACCATAAATGATTGATAACTTAAATTTTGTAACAcatcaacaaatattttatctttctatCACCATAATCTTATAAtgtctttgtatttttttgtctcgtatttttcttaactcttaCCATTTGTGAGGTTTTATTATGTCTTTGATTTTAGTGCATAAATAGAGACTCTTGTTTTACCTAAATCTTACGGAAACAAATTAGATACTAAGTTACACTAAATTTTTGACATAACTTACTTTCAATGTTGTCatcgcaatttttttttccaaaaaatttcaactttctGAAAGAGTAAATTATTCTTCAATGGTTGTTAGTTACAATAAtcctaaaagataatttaatgaataacataattaatccaaatttagtaaatttttgaaatatgattaaaagaaattttcatGATAAAGATATAGTTAACAtacattctatttatttattataaattatgaaattggTTATTGTCATTTGTAATTTAggatctttaaaaatatatttaatatcttcTATCTAATTGTATTCtcttatatgttttttaatcattttagaaaatatataattttttttatgaattttaatgtttacatatttatttgattttggtaTCTCACTCATTGAATCATGGTTGGTCATATCACTTTCACTATAAaagatttttaagataattatcataaaattaataaatttatcatttaatcaaAGAAATCTAAGTCAATTGATTATATATGAtgtgaatattataaattttttcacatcgtatttaattcttatacataaaaaaatagacaattgTTTATAATTGGATGATTAATTGTCAATTGTAATTCATGTGCGAAAGTAACAaactttatataatattatttttctcaataaCATCATTCCTCTTATCATACGCTTTACTTTATTCTttgtatttctctctttttaatgTGCAAAAACAACGTAGCATCAGCATTTCTCAATCGCCAATTAAGAGAGATAACTAGAAAGAATTAACGAAAAAATCCAATAAAGAAATAACTAATTAGCCATTGACGAAGTCCCATCGTCACCACTTCTCAGTTCTATGATTTGTCATCGCACAACATTTTTGCATCCATCTAAAATGTCCAGAACTGCTCCAGAGTCAAATAAAGGCACTGTTTGTTAATTGTGCATGGAAAACTTACATGCCTttctttgaaattgaattttaagatAAGAAATAAGTCTCCTTGATGAAATGTTTATGCTTTTTTATTCATAGTGTTCATccaatcattttaattaactcAATTAGCTGAATatgatgtaaaaaatattgtaaatttttgttattgtcTTCAATTCTCACATATAAAAGAAATCTaaccattttaatttaatatatactttaAGAGTACTGCATTTGATGTGCATATTTTATTACAAGTGAAGAGTTACGACAGTATAAATAACCTAACGTtcgaaaatattaaaaacttgtGAGAACACGATTTCATAGTACCAAACACATCActgaatcataaaaaaatttaattttctagttTGTATGACTTTGCCAAGATGTGTGAGCATAAAAAAATGTTCGTTATGAGCTGTAACAAAGTTTAGAATTGACGAAGGGAAAACgctaaaaaaaagtaacaataaTACACTACTTAGCATActtttttgatatatttttttatattttagttggtAATGTCTGTAACATTTATTATTCagccaaacaaattaaaatatattaaatttaaagtagGATTCAACCATCAAGTGTGCTTTCAATTGatatgaattattttgatttaattgatagtctaaaatttgaattttctgtgcaattatgttaaatattaaaagaaaaagttttatcATTAGTGACTCTATCGACtcaaaacataattatttcacatgaaatatatatgtgattttgtaaaagaaaaaaaaaataagaaaaaggaaagatgCAGTGAACATGGAATAATGAAACCTATGTCATTTAATAAGTTTcacataaatttcaattaatattgaaaagatgtactgtataaaaaaaaaaaaaaagtcaaatggAGTATGCTGGTTTGGCATTGTTTTTCACCCAATAAATTGATTTGTGCTTAAATGTGTAATTCTGTTAGGTAACTGAAGTTAACAGATTTTGACTCAATTTTGATTTGGCGCCATCATGTGCGTTGGAATTTGAAATATGGTCAAATTAGTGCCTTTTTCTGTCtacttgaatatattttttccatGCCAGAATTTGTTCTTAGTATTTTGATTTGATGTCTTTTATTCATTGCTTTGTCTCGGTGTCTACTTTCATCCCTTCTTTCTTGAGTTGATAAATCcaaaaattacaagaaataGACTTGCAAAGTTTCATCTGTGATTGTCATTGGTGAACAAGAACTATTAGAGAGGTGTTTGGTAGGAGAGAGGTCAAGAAGAATTATCTTTCTtgataatcaataaaatttattttgttggtcataaatattttttaaaaaaattaaagaattacgtaatatttattaattattttaattatttcatattaaataatatattaaaaagtatatgtgactttttttttaccgaaataaagaaaattaacttttaaaaattcaaattctcacattttctcatataatttttttataacaaatctaacaaaaagtaatcttaagaaatattattttccaccaatattattttttaaaaagacttATCAAACACGGAAACTAAAGATCTCCAACATATAAGATTCaacaaaagagagaagaaatggGTAGAATTAGTTAAACTTTGAAAGTTATTTCTCTAGAAGATAGAAACGCAATTCCGTTTAAGACATGATTATTGCTGATGAAGCCAAGAAAGAAAGCTAAGTAATGTGTGTTGTAGTGTGTTTGAAAATCGGAATCCACTCACATGATTGAGCTTTGGGCTCTCAAGCTCATCTAGTATTTTTAGTTccatgccaaaaaaaaaaaaccacaggAGTAAGAAAGCAGAGTACATGCTTATTAATTGGGCACTGCTACGTGTACCCAGCTAAATTGCTGGTACATccaaaaattttacaattttccCATTTTATTCTTTCGTGAAAGGATACGAATCAACTAATCCGTAAATCTCATACAAATTAGTACATAATCCATATGAGTTAATTGgtatgactcatacggatcaCGTAATccataagtgttttttttaatttttttcaaaaatatgtttttttaatttatcaatatattcaattttttaataataaatattttttatttataaaaattatatggattaaataattcgtatgagttatatcaaaagtaattatcacaaaatttattatttaaatttacatgcgcattaaatattacattaaaaattttagtgttacgtataacaatattatttattttaaaacataattggTCTATTAACTCAGTTGGTTAGAGCGTTATGCTAGTAACTTGAAAATCACAGATTTAATTCTTGTTtgaaccattaattttaaattaattcataatacatatttttgaaaaaaatttaaaaaaaactttcggATTGAACCTCATACGGATTAGCTTGTATTAGTTGATCCTTATCCTTTCATGGATTAGCAGTGCCCTTATTAAtttgcttatttttatttgaaaaaaaatccgTGTGTGCTAACGTGCTTGGTATTTTACCAGGCCCGAGTCATTATTTTCTGGTACTTTCTATTTACAGCCTTCTTTTTATAAGTACACCCACATACCCTCTTATTTAGAAAATTAACCATTATATCCTTATTTAAGCTCTTAATTAGTTAATTGACCATTAtacctttttttcttaaaaaagtacACCTCTTTtgaatcttctttttttctcttcttccaaTCTCTTTTAGGGTTGTCCTCTCCTCTCTTCTTTCGCACCTATTCTTTTTGATGGTTCCATAGTTCCGTTTACGACGTTCCTTGGTTGGTCTCACTCGCAGAGATAGGTACGTGAGCAAACATTATTTTCCACCACCATAAACGTGAGTTTACCTTCATCTGCACgctgaaattttataatttctttctttgtgGTGTCTAACACGGCATAGAAAGATAGGTGGTCATAAGTTGTGTGTTGGCTGAGGTGTCTaattctttccttatttttcaTGAATAAATAGATGGCTTTACCTATGCTTAACCAATTTGGGTGATTGAGGTGTTAGTTATATTTGAAGTATGTGTATAGTGGTGTTTGCTGCATGGGGTAGGACTTCGGTGCTCCATATGTGTAGTGTTGCTCATAGAAGGGATGTTTTGGTTTTGTATGTGGTCAGCTGCTTTTCTTTTCTGGCCCTGCGTAATCCCTATGTTGCAGCTGTTTGTTATCTTTCTGTTGTGTATTTGACTCTTGCTCTGTATCACTCCTTGTGTGCAGATGCTATTCGGGGTCAGCTTTAGAATAACACAGTTCAAGTCCTTACTAAATTTGACAACACTTCCAAACAATACTTCTAgcctttaatattatttatataaatcaagTTATATTcaccataaaaattaattttataatattacgttacaaatattttctctcaacaactttataattaaaattgaaatgttgGTATCAAATATGACTAAGTCAAGtgattgagaaaataaaaaacatatgtgTTTTTAAATAACTGTAATTCAGTAGTTACATCCTGTGTTAGGTGAGATCCTTAATtctatatatgtattaaatattttttattaatttaaaaaagctccattttttatcaataaaaaaatctcatttcaaaatttattttaggccTACCAATATATTGGATTGATTCTgatgttattttcataaatatatttgtGGCCTTGTATATTGGTACGGTCGAGTTATTTGACGTCTAGACTTTACTGTTCTCGAGGTTATCTATTATTTATCCTGCACTTAAAAATCAAGATCAAGCAAATGCAACCCTAAAGTCTCGTCAACATAGCCATTCTACTAGTGACCCTTCTCGCAATATATGTTAgctgaagaaagaaagaaagaaagtactATTTAGGAAAATTGGATATATAATATTGGTGCTAGTGTAGGAAAGATTATAGCCAAGCATGTGGTATTTATAGTAATTCATATATATGATTTCAAATAcataatgattatatatatatatatatatatatatatatatttaatgatgaGAGAGAATTAAcaatagataatatatatagcaccaggttttttaagttatttttaatttttttaaagtaaaataagtaacttttgtttttaatttattaagtaGGTATAGCTCAATTGTTTGAACAAGAGAATCCCTTAatactattttcaatttttactgataaaaaattgcaattactttaaataaataatattatgttttttattattataaaaagcacttctttcaagaaaaaaaggcttatttcaaaatatatattttttaatttaaataaatttatgcttatttaaatttgatttaatttaatatcttgtgtcgttttttaataataaatttaatatcttaGAGCAGTATATTAGTGTATGATCGGCTGAATtggagaggaaaaaaataatattttgtctcACCCGCGAACCTGAATACAAAGGCTTGGGGGCAAAGCTAGTTCAGGCCTTGAATTCGCACTCTCTTCACACACTCCCCATGGACTTCACCCAAGACTTGCACTGTCTCCTATCTGAGCAACGCCGCAAGCTCGCCGCCGCAGAGGCCATGGAATTGGACCTCGACTTCGCCTTCCGCCTCCAGTTAAAGGAAGCCCTCGCGGCCTCCCTCGCCGCCCagccctcctcctcctcctccgccGCCGCCGCGATCATCGAACAACCCGTCGTCGTCATCCACGATGACGACGTCAACGCCATGACGCTGCAGCGCGAGGAGCTGGCGCGTATGGAGCGCGAGATGAAGGACCGGGAGCAGAGCGAGGCGGAGACGCTTAAAATGAGAGAGGAACTCTGCCGTCGGATCCACGACGAGAAGGTGGCGAGGGAGATTTCCGCGATTCCCGAGAAGGACTGGCAGCAGTGGGGAGACAACTTCGAGAAACCATTCGGAGAGGGCTCGTCGTCTTCGTCGCTGAGTAGAGAGGAAGGCGTGGTTAGGGTTTACTTCAAGGGTTTGGTGAGCGAGGAAAACGTGAGGGGACGGAAGGTCGTGTTGTCTGGGATTGGGGTTGCGATTTGCGACCTTAGCGATAATTTGATATTCGAGGTTTCTAAGTCGCTCATTGGAAATGGCACTAGCAAGGTCGCTGCGGAGATTAAGGCTTTGATCGAGGCTTTCAATGCCGCCATTGCTTTGGACTTGAAGCGCGTCGTTTATTGCTGCGATTATTATCCCCTTTTCCAATTTGTGAGTCCCTGTTAACCCTCCTCGTTTAGTGTTggtcaaggttttaaattgcggtcACGGTTCTTGATGTTGTGAGAAATTGCGGGCAAATGTGTCTCGGTTTTTGATATTGCAAGAAATTGCAGACAAATGCGGCCTGGGCCTTTTTTTGTGTCTAGAGTAGACCACATGAATCCTTCATTGGAGACAATCCTGTACGAGTCCGATAGAACCATTATGGGCCGCTAAGCTTTCCCTCTATGTATTTAAGGCAGTTGCATACCTAGGGCTCTAAGGCTAGACCTCTGTTTAAATGTGCTTTTAACTAATCCTCATTTAAATTGTGGTTTAAATATGCTTTTAAACAATCTGGGTTAAATGCAAACAGGGTAATCTAGGTCCCCTCATAATGTGTCATATGTGGTTCTTATTTTCATATACGGGTATTGGAAGGAGACAATTTTTTGTGGAGTTCTGATACATTTTCATAAACGAGTGATAAGAAAGgagatgatttattttttagggtctaaaaataaacatttcatATTTGTAGGACTAAAaacatttaatcttttaattgttgaATTGATTTGGAGAATCTGTTGTAATACAAACTGGTTGTTGATAGGTTAGAGATTATGTGTTTAGAACATGATGtggcttgaattatattttgtttgttgcatGAGTTTATGATAGTGGGAATGAGTGAGGATATGATGATGTTATGCATTTTTTGTGGAGGTTTTTTGATATCTTGTTTTGTTGGTCAGGTGAGTGGAAAATGGCCTGCAAAACAGCGGAAGATTGCTATTTTGGTTGATCAAGTGAATCTGCTTCAAAGGAAGTTTTCATACTGCAATCCAAGGTTTGTGGCCAGACATGATGTCAAGTTTGCATTTAAGCTTGCAAGAGATGCAATTGAATCTCAGTCCACAAGACTTGCAGAATCTGGGAGTAGGAGTTTGAATGAAACTTGTGTCATATGTTTGGAGGAAACTGATGTTGGTcagattttttcagttgatggctGTCAACACCGCTATTGCTTCTCATGCATGAAACAGCATGTGGAGGTGAAGTTGCTTCATGGAATGGTGCCAAAGTGCCCTCATCAGGGGTGCAAGTATGAGCTCCTAGTTGACAGCTGCCAGAAGTTCTTGACTCAAAAGTTAACCGAGACCATGCAGCAACGAAAATTGGAAGCTTCAATTCCTGTTgctgaaaaaatttattgtccttATCCTACGTGCTCTGCATTAATGTCAAAAACTGAGGTCTTAGAGTACTCCAAAGATATCACTGGTCAATCTGAACAATCTGAACCCAAGATATGCCTAAAATGTCGTGGCCTTTTCTGTTTTAACTGCAAGGTCCCTTGGCATAGTGGTATGACATGTAATACTTACAAAAGGATGAATCCTATTCCTCCTGCAGAAGATTTGAAGCTGAAGTTTCTGGCATCAAGGAGCCTATGGCAACAGTGTCTGAAGTGTAACCATATGATTGAACTTGCTGAAGGTTGCTATCACATGACTTGCAGGtatcataataatattttctttgttttaaccTATTATAATACTCCTTCTTCTAagatcttttttctttcttttttactagCAAGAGTGAGCATACATAATTCCCCATAGGCATAACTGTTAACAATTAACCTAGCATCGAATCATATTATAGAAGAGTGCTAGCAACACTCTCTACACATTCATCTGAACTTACTTATTTATGCtactatcacttttttttttgttgacctTTTAAAGCCCAACATTCATTAATCATTATCATAGAGTGGTTGTGTAGAAGTACAATAAAATGTTCCTTTGAACATGATTGGTACTTTGCAGTCACCAATAATGTCCGATGTCTTCCTCCATTTTAACTACCTATCTTGTATCCCGTGTCCAGTGTTACCGATGGTGGATGACAGattttagcaataaaaaaaaatctgccGTGTGAATATGGTAGATGGATTGTGGCCAATGGTGGaagtttgtgtgtgtgtatattgtCTTACTCCCACTTAAGCAAACTTTGATTCCAATGTCTATCTCTAAGGCTCAAGTTTACAGTTAACCTTTTTCTTTGATTCCTCTATCTAAACTATATTGTCTGCAAAAATTATGCATTTATGGATAATCTTTTGTATGGTAAGCACATTAAAGACCATATTAAATAAGTAAGAACTCAGCTAAACCTTGATGTAAATTTATTCTTATAGGAAAGTCCTTAGTCTTGTCTCGAAGAGTTTTTGCAATAGTAATTACCTTGTCACACATGCCTTGAtgtaaatttattcttttagggGAGTTCTTATAGTTGCATGaataactttattttctaaagattTCCACAATATTTCTCAGCACTTAATCACATGTTTTTTCTAAATCAATAAAAACCATATGTAAGtcgttttcttttaattatgctcaattatctttttCCTTAATTACATAGTGACTTGTAAGTTTTATGCCTATGTTGTTTACACAATTAGATGTTCCTTGTGCTTTTTAAACATGTATACAAAGTCTTGAATCATAATCTTGAACTTCATGAACAAACACCATTACCGTTAAGGCAACAAATGTTTGTTAACATTCAACGTGACAAATGTTCAAAAAAATCTTGTTTTGTTTAGGTTCGTAGGAATCAAAGACAGTACCAGGAATTTATAATTACTCACGCACCGATCCCCTTGGTGAAAAATCGTGTTTTGAAATATATGTGCATTGTGATCCTTGCCAAGTTCAGTATAATTACACAAGGAAAACCCAAACTAATATTTGTTTGTAATGTGCCAAGTAATTTTTAGATTTCCATGAATGGAGAAGCATCAGTGTTGAATCACAACAATATCTTCAATGGGAAGCAATGATATGTTGTCCATTATTACTTTCGCTTCTActccatgttttctttttatcgTTTCCCTGCTTTCCTTGTGATTACAGATGCGGTTACGAATTTTGCTATAACTGTGGAGCTGAGTGGAAGGACAAAAAAGCAACATGTGCTTGCCCTCTTTGGGCCGAGGACAATATTTGGTTAGATGATCATGAGGAAgagttggaagaagaagaagaagatgatgataatgatgattatgatgattaTAGGTCTGATTATCctgatgattattattattaagtatCTGGCCGCTTGACCAGGTTGACGGTTTTACAACTAGTAaatattcatattcatatatctatatatatgtaaGCAAAATGTGATTGTCTTTTGATTTCTTTCTCCTTATTTTCCGTTTCATTCCGCATCTTTGCTAACATGGTTGTCTATGTCCATGCACAATATGTTAacaaataatgatattttagtaTTATGATCGTACCAGATTGACGACCACGCTAAAACTCAaacatttcaattcaaaatatacATGAGATTTAACGAAATTGCAATGAAATTACTAATGGGGAAAAATAAGCACACACGAATGATTGATGTGACTTCTTAGACAGTTTTATGAAAGTTAGATAATGAAGCAATTTAAATGATAGAATGCCTGAAATTATTATGTACGGGCATGTTTGGCTGCCAGTCAGAATTGTTGTAGCGTTCAAACATGTTCAAACATACTTGACTCTTTATCTTTAGCGTTAAATGATGGTAATTCTGTTGGTTGAACAATGAGAGTTGTTATAAACTTTACtatttatctttgatttttatgagtAAAAAAACACAGTAATCTCCATAGCTTTACACTTAATAAACCTTGCAATTGGAAGACCAGGCATCCTTTAACAATGACATTTCAATACTTGACTCCATATTTAATGTGTTTAAGCCAAGCCAACTTAAAATTTTCGAACTATTTTTCATGGTGATTCAGAAAAATGAGTTAACAATTTTCAGCATGTGACAAGATGGTGCTccatacagtttttttttttcactgggcctttatttaattttttaatttcaatatacaaACAAATGGACAAAGGAGACAGACATTTGCCATATGCGAATATTTGTCCCTGATAATAGACCATGAAAGG
The nucleotide sequence above comes from Glycine soja cultivar W05 chromosome 11, ASM419377v2, whole genome shotgun sequence. Encoded proteins:
- the LOC114376693 gene encoding uncharacterized protein LOC114376693; translation: MDFTQDLHCLLSEQRRKLAAAEAMELDLDFAFRLQLKEALAASLAAQPSSSSSAAAAIIEQPVVVIHDDDVNAMTLQREELARMEREMKDREQSEAETLKMREELCRRIHDEKVAREISAIPEKDWQQWGDNFEKPFGEGSSSSSLSREEGVVRVYFKGLVSEENVRGRKVVLSGIGVAICDLSDNLIFEVSKSLIGNGTSKVAAEIKALIEAFNAAIALDLKRVVYCCDYYPLFQFVSGKWPAKQRKIAILVDQVNLLQRKFSYCNPRFVARHDVKFAFKLARDAIESQSTRLAESGSRSLNETCVICLEETDVGQIFSVDGCQHRYCFSCMKQHVEVKLLHGMVPKCPHQGCKYELLVDSCQKFLTQKLTETMQQRKLEASIPVAEKIYCPYPTCSALMSKTEVLEYSKDITGQSEQSEPKICLKCRGLFCFNCKVPWHSGMTCNTYKRMNPIPPAEDLKLKFLASRSLWQQCLKCNHMIELAEGCYHMTCRCGYEFCYNCGAEWKDKKATCACPLWAEDNIWLDDHEEELEEEEEDDDNDDYDDYRSDYPDDYYY